In Hwangdonia lutea, a single window of DNA contains:
- the msrA gene encoding peptide-methionine (S)-S-oxide reductase MsrA: protein MNNKNIQLATVGGGCFWCTEAVFQEIKGVEKVVSGYSGGNVPGHPTYREICSGLTGHAEVVQITFDANVISYKDILVVFMTTHDPTTLNRQGADRGTQYRSVIFYHDDVQKEMAETVVKEVAVYYENPIVTEVSPLDVFYEAEAAHQDYYKNNQTQGYCSFVITPKLAKLRKLHADKLK, encoded by the coding sequence ATGAATAATAAAAACATACAATTAGCCACGGTTGGCGGCGGTTGCTTTTGGTGTACCGAAGCCGTTTTTCAAGAAATAAAAGGTGTAGAAAAAGTGGTGTCGGGTTACTCCGGTGGCAATGTTCCGGGGCATCCCACGTATCGCGAGATTTGTTCGGGATTAACAGGGCATGCCGAAGTGGTACAAATTACCTTTGATGCCAATGTAATTTCTTATAAAGATATTTTGGTGGTTTTTATGACCACGCACGACCCCACGACATTAAACAGGCAGGGCGCCGATAGAGGCACGCAGTATCGCTCCGTGATTTTTTATCATGATGATGTTCAAAAAGAAATGGCTGAAACGGTTGTTAAAGAAGTTGCGGTGTATTACGAAAACCCCATTGTTACTGAGGTTTCGCCTTTAGATGTATTTTACGAAGCCGAGGCGGCACACCAAGATTATTACAAAAATAATCAAACTCAAGGCTATTGCAGTTTTGTAATTACACCCAAATTGGCAAAGCTTAGAAAACTTCATGCGGATAAACTGAAATAA
- the msrB gene encoding peptide-methionine (R)-S-oxide reductase MsrB, translating into MITWKDVINFSVNGNPTPDKRVEKTEAEWQAQLTPEQFRITRQKGTERPHSGALCTTHDAGKYNCVCCNTPLFDSTIKFSSGTGWPSFTQPIKENAIKYEKDTAFGMVRVEVMCNTCDAHLGHVFPDGPEPSGLRYCINSESMQLEKE; encoded by the coding sequence ATGATAACTTGGAAAGACGTTATTAACTTTTCCGTAAACGGAAATCCAACTCCGGATAAACGTGTAGAAAAAACAGAGGCCGAATGGCAGGCGCAATTAACCCCAGAACAATTTAGAATTACAAGGCAAAAAGGCACCGAACGCCCTCATAGTGGTGCACTTTGTACTACGCACGATGCCGGTAAGTATAATTGTGTGTGCTGCAATACGCCTTTGTTCGATTCTACAATTAAGTTTAGCTCGGGCACAGGTTGGCCCAGTTTTACACAGCCCATTAAAGAAAACGCAATAAAATACGAAAAAGACACCGCTTTTGGCATGGTGCGGGTAGAGGTAATGTGTAATACTTGCGATGCCCATTTAGGGCACGTTTTCCCTGATGGACCAGAACCTAGCGGATTGCGCTACTGTATCAATTCAGAATCCATGCAATTAGAAAAAGAATAG